A genome region from Panthera leo isolate Ple1 chromosome A2, P.leo_Ple1_pat1.1, whole genome shotgun sequence includes the following:
- the FAM131B gene encoding protein FAM131B isoform X1 — protein MGCIGSRTVGNEVIAVDWKGLKDVDQINMDSTSSLHGSSLHRPSTEQTRTDFSWDGINLSMEDTTSILPKLKRNSNAYGIGALAKSSFSGISRSMKDHVTKPTAMGQGRVAHMIEWQGWGKAPAIQPQHSHEAVRRDTDAYSDLSDGEKEARFLAGVMEQFAISEATLMAWSSMDGEDMSVNSAQEPLGCNYSDNYQELMESQDALAQAPMDGWPHSYVSQGMYCLGSSDAWEASDQSLIASPATGSYLGPAFDDSQPSLHEMGPSQPASGYSAQEPPPLLGADADWAPGGGGVDLARGPAEEEKRPLAPEEEEDAGCRDLESLSPREDPEMATALSRKVSDVTSSGVQSFDEEEGEANN, from the exons ATGGGCTGCATCGGCTCCCGGACCGTGG GGAATGAGGTGATTGCGGTGGATTGGAAGGGCCTGAAGGATGTCGACCAAATCAACATGGACAGCACCAGCTCGCTGCACGGGAGCAGCCTCCACCGGCCGTCCACCGAG CAAACCCGAACTGATTTCTCCTGGGATGGCATCAAT CTCTCCATGGAGGACACCACTTCCATTCTGCCGAAGCTTAAGCGAAATTCTAATGCCTACGGCATTGGGGCCCTGGCCAAATCATCATTCTCAG GGATTTCTCGCAGCATGAAGGACCATGTGACGAAGCCCACAGCCATGGGGCAAGGCCGGGTGGCCCACATGAttgagtggcagggctgggggaaggcaCCAGCCATTCAGCCGCAACACAGCCACGAGGCGGTGCGCAGGGATACCGATGCCTACTCCGACCTCAGCGATGGCGAGAAGGAGGCACGCTTCCTAGCAG GTGTCATGGAGCAGTTTGCCATCTCCGAGGCCACACTCATGGCCTGGTCTTCCATGGATGGTGAGGACATGAGCGTCAACTCCGCCCAGGAGCCATTGGGCTGCAACTACAGTGACAACTACCAGGAGCTGATGGAGAGTCAAG ATGCCCTTGCTCAAGCCCCCATGGATGGATGGCCTCACTCCTATGTGTCCCAGGGCATGTACTGTCTGGGGTCGTCAGATGCCTGGGAAGCCAGTGACCAGTCCCTCATCGCCTCCCCGGCCACAGGATCCTATCTTGGCCCTGCATTCGATGACTCACAGCCTAGCTTGCATGAAATGGGGCCTTCCCAACCTGCTTCCGGGTACTCTGCTCAGGAGCCTCCACCTTTGCTGGGGGCGGACGCTGACTGGGCTCCGGGGGGCGGTGGGGTGGACCTGGCTAGGGGCCCTGCTGAGGAGGAGAAGAGGCCGTTGGCCcccgaggaggaagaggatgcAGGATGCCGGGACCTGGAGTCACTTTCCCCACGAGAAGACCCTGAGATGGCCACTGCCCTCAGCCGGAAGGTGTCTGATGTCACGTCCTCAGGTGTGCAGTCCTTTGATGAGGAGGAGGGCGAGGCTAACAACTAG
- the FAM131B gene encoding protein FAM131B isoform X2, producing MDSTSSLHGSSLHRPSTEQTRTDFSWDGINLSMEDTTSILPKLKRNSNAYGIGALAKSSFSGISRSMKDHVTKPTAMGQGRVAHMIEWQGWGKAPAIQPQHSHEAVRRDTDAYSDLSDGEKEARFLAGVMEQFAISEATLMAWSSMDGEDMSVNSAQEPLGCNYSDNYQELMESQDALAQAPMDGWPHSYVSQGMYCLGSSDAWEASDQSLIASPATGSYLGPAFDDSQPSLHEMGPSQPASGYSAQEPPPLLGADADWAPGGGGVDLARGPAEEEKRPLAPEEEEDAGCRDLESLSPREDPEMATALSRKVSDVTSSGVQSFDEEEGEANN from the exons ATGGACAGCACCAGCTCGCTGCACGGGAGCAGCCTCCACCGGCCGTCCACCGAG CAAACCCGAACTGATTTCTCCTGGGATGGCATCAAT CTCTCCATGGAGGACACCACTTCCATTCTGCCGAAGCTTAAGCGAAATTCTAATGCCTACGGCATTGGGGCCCTGGCCAAATCATCATTCTCAG GGATTTCTCGCAGCATGAAGGACCATGTGACGAAGCCCACAGCCATGGGGCAAGGCCGGGTGGCCCACATGAttgagtggcagggctgggggaaggcaCCAGCCATTCAGCCGCAACACAGCCACGAGGCGGTGCGCAGGGATACCGATGCCTACTCCGACCTCAGCGATGGCGAGAAGGAGGCACGCTTCCTAGCAG GTGTCATGGAGCAGTTTGCCATCTCCGAGGCCACACTCATGGCCTGGTCTTCCATGGATGGTGAGGACATGAGCGTCAACTCCGCCCAGGAGCCATTGGGCTGCAACTACAGTGACAACTACCAGGAGCTGATGGAGAGTCAAG ATGCCCTTGCTCAAGCCCCCATGGATGGATGGCCTCACTCCTATGTGTCCCAGGGCATGTACTGTCTGGGGTCGTCAGATGCCTGGGAAGCCAGTGACCAGTCCCTCATCGCCTCCCCGGCCACAGGATCCTATCTTGGCCCTGCATTCGATGACTCACAGCCTAGCTTGCATGAAATGGGGCCTTCCCAACCTGCTTCCGGGTACTCTGCTCAGGAGCCTCCACCTTTGCTGGGGGCGGACGCTGACTGGGCTCCGGGGGGCGGTGGGGTGGACCTGGCTAGGGGCCCTGCTGAGGAGGAGAAGAGGCCGTTGGCCcccgaggaggaagaggatgcAGGATGCCGGGACCTGGAGTCACTTTCCCCACGAGAAGACCCTGAGATGGCCACTGCCCTCAGCCGGAAGGTGTCTGATGTCACGTCCTCAGGTGTGCAGTCCTTTGATGAGGAGGAGGGCGAGGCTAACAACTAG